The nucleotide window ATTATTTATCAGGTAAGGATCATTCCAGTGGAAATTCGTACTGTCCTCGAGAGACACCGGATTGGCAGAAGCCgattacttctttttttcacagacCGTCTAATGAATCGGGAGAAAGAAGTTTCaagtggaaagaaaaaatggtaaTTAACGATTTAATGACAGTATTACAAATGTAGGGTATCGGTAGATGGGAAGATGTTTAGAggttgagtaaaaaaattcttgtatcGACTCACTGCGGATGATTCGATGCTCGAAGACTTTATGaagatcgatttttttcacagctttaTAACTCTTGTTTACAGAATGAGTCTCTTGAAGCTGAACCGGCAGCTGCCTCTGCCACGTCTTCTTCCTTAGATTTGACGTCCACAGAGGATAATACGACCGGCTGACGTCTTACGTAACTTCTGGAGCACGACTGAGTCGCAAAATATAAGCAACACGCTCCTATACTTCAAGTACTTACAGTGCGTGATAATAATTGTCAAGCTGCAACGTAAAAACTGCTCAGTATTTGCTCTCAAAtctgtttatatatattaatacatGTTAGATTAGAAGTTCTGATAAGTCTTATCTCAACAAGTTtagtgaagaaaaatgttttcccgTGTCTatttatttgtcattttttcgTCTATGAAAATACGTTTTTTATACCTATTTTTTGATCGATAACAATAAAGTATCGTTATCATCAACTAGCTGTGTAGGTCATCGGTCTACATAATAATTCAGCATTTATcgagaaaacattttttatcgcaATATAACTAAAATTGTCTGATAATGTTTAGCTTTAATATCAAAAATGTGTTCACAGCAGCTGATCGTTATagtatttgtaatttttaaggCTTTATAACTTAATCACTATTATCTAATTACGTatctctttttcatttctcaaaaCCCAAGTATTATTAATGTTTTTAAGAAAGTAACCAAAACGTGCCTCTAATAAGTATAGAAAtagtttaagaaaaatatgtctattgttatataatttatttattccgtCTTACGTGTACTCGTGTAGTAATAGTAAAGTAAGTCGTTCAgttttgttatttatcgttgTGTTCTGTTGATCAGTCAATGTTCCTCAAGTGTTATCGTTAAATCTTGCGTCTAATTGTGAACTGAAGTATTATAGATCCAACAACCGAGACCTTGGATAACTTAGTTTTGGACCATCGACCGTGATATTTTAATTGTCACATGTaactaatttttatgaaacctTTACGGATGATCAATATTGATAATAGCGacgattaataaatatatgggtaattcaaattgaattgtttgcagattgatttttattcagtCAATTTGCCTTCctttaaatatttcatataCAAAACATCAATTATTACGCAACTGATCGATGGACTGTTCGAGGCTCACACGTTTCGATATTTCTCactacctctctctctctcccttacACTTGTCGCTGGCAAAGCATCTAAACTTAAACTACACTAACCTAAATTTGTTCGTTTCTATTACTGGTACCAATTGAGAATCGACATTGTTAAACTACAATAAACTACTAATTACAAGGCTACATACTTCCAATTACTTGGGTCAATGGGTTGCGGTGGCAGGGAGGGAGGCAACGCTGGGCCTATCGTCAGGCTAATTCACTGTTTCTTTCACTTCAACTATGTACAACTTAGTCCTTGAGTCGTCATTCTTATTTCATGCATTATTTCAAGATATTAACAAGAATATAAGTTCAATACCGTACATAACGCATTCCGATGTTAATTCAACAAATGCTATCGTATCTTCAAATAAAAACGTCGAGACAAAGATCATTGAATCTTTTTATTATCCCTTTActttttttcgccaaaaacttACTTCCGACCGATTAACAGCCCTGTTCTGCAGTATTTAACATTAATTAACAAATTGGTTtcgtattatcattattattattaacaacaacaacaacaacaacaacagcagcagcagcaatagcaacaacaacaataacaacaacaacaacaacaattcaTTACTTCGGGTGAGATTCTTGATAgttgaaggaaaataaaatgatcgccgtattatttttctttcttttctttttttaaaccatTTCGCACGCTATCATCAATTGTcatcatatatttatacatcgtATTCCACGTAATACTGCTTGTTTATTGCCATTCAACTCTTTCTGTTTCACTCAACACTCAACGCGAATCCATGTCGTTCGAGATAAATTCGAAACTCTAGGTCCTCGTTTTattgattcgtttttttcccTATATTTCGAGCTACGAAGAGCTCAGCTATGGAAAATTTTGGTAACCGACGTATTAGTTTGAtagatttcatttttacggCGTATTGTTGGTCAGAAATTCATATGAAGAACCATATaactgggggggggggaataaAGCCTTCGCCTTAGCTGCTCATTGTTATTGAGACTTTAAAAAGCAAAATTAACGTTTTGGTTCAAACACCGTTGGCTCACCCGGAttctatttatatttacacatacatagtatatagaaaatatatctatatatactaCGTTTGCCGAGGGATTTTGGCGATATCTACAATATATGTTCACACACCTTTTGCGTTAAATTCTACGGGTTTATTCGTTATAGAGTGTTTTGGTTTATATTCTATCTTTCCTACTTTCTTTATCTTCgcggtttttattttactcgcATTTGTTTAAtactattattaattattatacacattgtGTCTGTTGTAACATATGTGCATGTTTATGCATATACCTATAACGACTaacgtatttttcaaattacgaaTACTTCTATCGATGTTTCATTTCAGGGCATCGTACGCTCGTTcaaacgaaaattcaaaataaaataacaaatttactTCAATCTCTTACAAGTTTCGTTTTCACTCGCTGGTCTCTCATTCCAACTCTCAGCCTCAAACACGTCGTAGGTATGAATAATACTTAGAGGCAACCGGATCTCGACGCTAATGAAAACCGGCTTAATTAACTTCcgagaattattaattactaATTCTTGCTCACCTATCAGTGGTACCGCGTTGATAAAGATGGAACGTTGCGATTgttaatgttattattattccaattATTATTAGTGTTACTactgttttattttcagtttcattttcaaacctTATTCCGCATGTCACGCGCGCCGCGCTTCTGCAGTTCCGAGGATGATTTATTGCAGGCAGCTATTGCAGCAGTAATTGATTCACTTGATCGATCACTGCGATCTATCGATCTATACGCGACTTGGAATATTACAGAGAAATCAAGTTGGAGtaggaatttatttttaaaacgtCTTTTAATGACGTGtcgttttcttatttcttctctcactttttcttcttcctttttcttaaaaatgaatataactTCCTGACGTATGTTATATagacatacatacacacgtgGAGGATCGGACTCGCGTCAATGATCTGGCACACGCGTTACTTTCGGAGTCTAGCTAGATTCTTGCAGGCTACGTTTGCCTGACCTCGAATCTTGCCTCGGTTGACGCAAACttctgtatatatttatacgcaaAGCCTACGAAGGGACCGATGCGTTATACTGTATGCGGTATAGCTGGCACACTTATAGATTTCTTCATTATACGCAACATTTCACCCTTCGGCAATTATTTCGAAAGAACACGTGTCCTCCTTGCTTCGTAACAGTTGTATGTATTGTACCTGATCTTTGAGCCTCCCTAATTCTCGATCCATGCACGGTTAGCTTGCAATTGGGGCAGGTGTACAATTGGTGAAATTAATTGTAATTGTACTGTCGCAATAGAGACGAATAGCGGGAAAGCTGAATTAAAATTGCTAGAGATAATATCCGAGTTAAATTTTTCCCTAACGACACTGTCATTATTCCACCGGACACAAAATTACCTTGAAATTCGCCTTGCATTGTATAATTATGGAGTTTTCTGGACGTCTTTGATTCTTAGCGTTTTGTATAAATTAGTTAACAACCCGAATCCTCTGCCACTTGTATATTAACGTATTATGCGATTCGCGAAGAGATAAATTGAAGGATCGTTTATACTAAAACCAACGTGTATAAGTATGCATAAGTCAGGCAAAAAAATACCTTCATACATCTATAAATTACACGGCGTCTTTGGAAGTTTCAAGATGGCGGTGTAAATTTTCAGATCTTATATATAACGCTGTAAGGACGTATTTATATGTTGTGTATtagcgcgcgtgtgtgtgtgtggattaaaaatgttttaaaaaataatattgtgttttattatcatcatcatcatcggtaatattatattttataataataataataatgataataattgtttcctctttcctttttccttttaacAAAATTACCTATACTACTGATACTAGAACTAATTCTTTCTGCGCATATCCATCGTCGCTATGTCGTCGACCGATATCAATTTCTCGATCGGTATGCAGGAAAGTTCTCCACCGACGCAGGACTGCGGCTGCTGCCACCTCGCCTCCCTCTCAGCGTCCTTGGCCTTGACCTCGGCCTCCTTCGCCCTTCGCTCCTTGAGCTTCAACGAGAATATGGCGACCGACCGCGCCCGCTTCATCAGGCTCTGCTTGACCCTCGTCTTTTTCGCCTCCCGTTCCTCCTTCGACGTCTTTTCGTCCTCCTGACTCGAGACCGTTCTGTTCGAGTCCGACAGACCGCCGTCCGTCTTCTCGTGCTGCTGCGAGTGCCGCTCTCTATGGTCTCGAATCTCCCGGTTATCCTTCTGCAGCTCCCTCTGCTCCCGCAACTCACGCTGCTCCCTCTGCTCCCTCAGCTCTCGCTGCTCTCTCCGATAATCCTGCTGGTACTGGTGCTGGTCCCTCGATTGCTTCTCGGCCACAGCTCGTTCCCGCTCTTTTTCTGGCGAAAATCGGAACTTTTGCGCTCTGTGAGCCATCGCCCACGGCGGCGCCGACCTGCGGCAAATGAAATGGGGTTAGTCTCAGTGTTGCCAACTCAGATCACCATCGTCGTCATTACCAGAGAGTTTCGTGAATCCACTGATACGCCAAAAACCGTATAAAAGTATCGAACCAGCAAAGacattaataaattgatttttttcactaattaaTCCGCTGCCAACGGTCGATAAATCTCCCCACAAAATCTCTTTCAAAACTATCCAGTTGGCAACACTGATTTGATCGGCACTGAGTCAGCGCCCTCTGTTTTCGGCTACAAGAAGTACTGACATGTAGCTCGAGACGTCGTAGAATCTTTTGGCCTCGCGGTGGGAGCTgttcaaataataaatttcttcttctgtCTCGATGAAAGTGataagaaatacaaaaatatggGGGGGTGATACTTTTGTACAAGTGATTCTCAACTCTCCTCACCTTAGCAAATCGCTGTCCGAAGAAGAAGCGAGCTCTTTCGAAACGATGCAGTCGGTTGATCGACGCAGCGCCAGTTCATCGCCACTTCCACTTCCGCTTCCGGTTCCGCTTATCTCCGAGTCGCTTGTTTTTCGTCCCGCAGGTTCCAGGCCTAATCTTCGTACCCAGTCGACGCCCCCGTGGGGACCAATCGTAAGATGGTGACTATAGTGGTCGCTTCCTGGCGTTGATGGTGCGTTTTCGCCGGTCAACCAATCGCGAGATCTTCGCGCTGGAATTATCATAGAGAAAAAAGTTCGGTTTGCCCGGTTTTAATGTTGGCACTGGAGTGACGAATCATCGTCCCAAAATCGTCCCTGTAAgtacgtaaaaaaattgtatcaccTCTTTCTCCGCCGGGGATCGAGGCTCTCGGGGTGTTGTGAACCTCGCGGTTTATGCTGCCGTTGTTTCCGGATCCCAGGGGGCTTCGATCCCCGCTTCCGGGGGTTCCTGGCGTCTCGAGGGGCGGCGGAGTCTCTGCAATTCTGGGTACCGTCGCGGCGCTCGGCGTCGGAGGATTGCTCGGCGTTTGGGCCGTTGATACCAGCCCTGGAGTTCCGGGTTGACTCGAGGTCACGGATTCATCGTCGTTACGCGAAGCGACCGATTCCTGTTCCTCCTCACCGTCGGCTGGACTCACGACGAATCGGCCTGCGACAGAGATTTTGTTACTCTCAAGGTGAcatcattattataaacaattcttGCCGTCGGTTTGCTACGATAAAAATACCGCGCGACGATTTATTCATCATAGAAAAAATGATATAGTCGAATTAAAGTTTGAAGCGTGCAGCGCGAGTggtggccattttgattttttcggtGATGCAGTTTTGCATCATAGCCGAGATCGTATAGGTGTGTTATAGTGATTTATTCTACAAGGAAACTCATGTCTGAACAGTGATGAGTGTTATTCAGACTATAAATATCATGGAAACTTAATTCCATCGTACCAATTTCAAATGATAACACGACTTGATAAGGTTtgatgtatgtacatacgttaCAAATTACCGGATATTAAAGAGCCTATTAAAACATCATACATAAGTTGAGTAATTTATCTCGTAACTTATACTGAAATGTAAGCGGTAAAATGTATGTAGGTACTTAAATATACATGTCTCTAATTCGGTAATAAAAACCATATTGTTCGGTCTCGATTtgagtatgtatataaaatatatccaTTCTGCAGCAGTATGACTCATACATAATCGGCTTCATTAAAACCTACACATTGCCAGAGCCTATCAAGCTGACTGTGTTGTAAAGAGTAATATATAAATCCGTTTGCCCGTAAGTTTGTACTTCTGCACTAAAGTCCCGGGAATGGAATACGGAGAAAGCGAGGCACAGCGTGCACTTATCGTGAAAAAGCGAGGAACTTGTAAGGATTCGAACGAGTATATATCGAAGCAGGTGTTTTGCCTCATCGAAAAATAACCGCCCGAGGATAAGGAACGATTTCTCCTCATCTAGCGCATGATTGTACACAGAAAGGCGACGAAGCGATTTCGAAACCGCTAGACATTGCAGCAGCGACTTTCTATTCCTCTTACCGATCACGGTCGGCGGTTGTTGCTCCGGCGAAGGGGTCGAGGAGAGTCGGCGAACGGCTTCGCGTCTCAGGAATTCAACCTTTGCCATTTCGGTCGCGACCCAGCTCGGAATATCGGGTATAGCGCAGACAATGACGAATCTAATAGCGAGCATGATGTGCTCGAGAGCGACGATCAGGAGGATGGTTTGGGTCGCTGACATCTCGGGGAACATCCTCTGCACCTGGCCGCTAAGGCTGATCAATCCGCAGTTGACGAGAATTGCGACCAGTCCCATCGCCTCCATCGCGTTCTGCCGAGAAAATACACGGGAGGTTGATTCGGGAAGCTTTGGGGAACACGAACCAGGCGTTCGTTGTTTTACCTGCCAAGTACCGATGTTCGATACTCTTCTGCCGAAGGGTCGCTGAAGAACGAAGCAAAGCTTGAAGGCGTCCCCTCTGAGCTCCAGCAAATTTCCCAAGAGGGCCGCAACTGCCGCCAATGGAAACGCCGACGAAAATAGGCAGACGTATCCCAGCTGGGAGAGCATTTCCAGGTGTTCCGAAAAGGCACCGTCGTActgtaaaacatttttgggACTTCTTATCAAGGTCATTTCTCAATGTTTCCCCATGACTCGGGTGCGTTTCTTTTCACCACCGCGTCTTGTGTATACCGACAAAATTCGCACTCTATGAATGACGCAGgctacgtatatgtataatgattctgaatttgaaatttacgaCTGACGAATAGTTTCTATATGCATCAGTGCTTTgcgatcaatcgattaatcggcaGATTCGATCAAtcgtttttgttatttaaaatcgatttttacacttttttccaatcaatcgatTATTCGATGACTTCGATTCGTGTAACGATTAACCTGCAGAATCACCATGAAACAActttgattaatcgattaatcgaaaaaagGATGATTCGAAaccgtcgattaatcgattaattggaaaaaagaTTAACCGAAATCGTTCGTTAAtcgaaaaaacgattaatcgattgaatTACACAGCACGTAATTCAATGAATTTCATAACGATTATTAGATGACCATCCACTTTCTCGAACAGCGCTTTTGAGTAGAAAATTGTTTCCTCGAACCGTaggaatttgtgaaaattaatgCTTGTGGCAATTTGTTGGTCGTAAATATAGAGACCTGCAATATCCTTTGCTGACGTTTTCTCCGCATCCATAAAGTGCGAAATGTATCTTTTCCTTAATTTTACGTTCATTCTCGATTAATCTTGCTCTGGCAAATGTGAATTTTCTAATCTAACACTGATAGCTGCGAGTGTCGGGACTGGGGCTTAAGTGCAGACAAATTAAACGTAATGACTAACGATAAGATGTTCAATGTTACAAAGCGCCGATTTGATTGAATATGATATGTAATAACAGGCATAACGAACGAGTATGACAACTGTGTTCACAttgttatgtataataatgatatgaATTACCTTCTTAGGAGAGATCTGCACGTGCAGTGAGTGTGATGTCgttgaatgatgaaaaatggaaaaaaaaatcatttttgaaaaaattgcggtAAAAAGTATAACAATGATATTTCACAGACGAAACACAAGACGAGACGATTAACGAATGTTAACAATAAATCTATTGACAAGGCGTGATAAGGAACctataataatgtaattattttgtcgttgtttttgttcttgtttttcttaCTACATCGTGATCaaaagatacaaaaaaaataaacaaattactTACTGACATGAGAACATAAAACGATTATGATTAATGGTGATGGTGCgatttggattataaaaaaagaaaaacaaagtgTTCCCAACTTAGAatgagaagaatgaaaaagcaCGTTGCACGTTTTTTTGTGCCACCGAATTACTTGCAACctgattattatttcattcatgCTTGTGCAATATAATTACCGTGGCTTTGTAGATAATATGTGATATCAGTATCTGTCAAAGTGAAACTAGGTCAACACAATTCCCGGAAAAGGTTGTTCTctttacttacaattagttctATGGTAAAAATATGCTTTCTTATTAGCAGATAAATACAAAGATAACATCGATCAGAATCGAATTTCATCACGAATCTTTATTCCTCATAATTTTACGGTTTATTCTTTACGCGAAACTAACGAAGGATGAAAACGtgacaataaataattttcaaatcgttccAAATTGACAGACACGTGTTACCGACAAGTGGGTTAAATTGCTGATAATAAACAACGTGAATCCAGGATGGACGAGCAGGATTTGAATAAGACGAAAAAAGGGGTTGAGAGTAGTGTGAAAATCGTCTACGTCTATAAATCAAACCTTCAAGGCACTGTCACTAAGTAGGAAATTTGAGGGGTGTCCTACTCTATACAACGAGCTTTCCAGCTCCGCCTGGCTGACGTTTCGTTTTCCCTTTCCCCGGTTTTCCTCCTTCGCATCATCCTCGGGATTCCTCTTCCGCTCTTTAGCTTCCCGCGCATTTTCCGAATCGGGAATTTCCTCTTCGCCAGGCGGCGGTCGCGCCTCGCTGGGACTCAGGGCCCCGAATAATTCGAAACTCAAACGAGCCAATCGCAGCTGTTCAACCAGGTACGGAACTGCCGATTCCTTCAGGTTACCGATCACTTGTCGAGCTATCAAGAGGGCGGCCAGTTGCTGAGGAAAATAGACAGTTGGTCAACGAGCAAAGAAATGGAGCCTCTCCGATTCAATAAAAGAGCAGGTTTTACtcaatattgtggaaaaagaCGGACGCGTTAGATTTTTTGGCAAATTATACTTCGTGTAGTATAGAATTTACTCTGGAAATAGTAAAAATCACTGTCTGCGGTAGGgtggtttcattttttaaatttgtgttttttgttaaGCTGTCacatttctacattttttttttttcatcaaaaaccTTTATTTGTTCctctttttcacatttttttagcaaaatctgctctttttcttttctccgtgCTTAATTCCGTCGTTTTTCACTCTCGCGCTTACCTCTTTCAATCTCTCCTGGTCTTGGAGGTAAAACGCGATgtagaagagagagagaaacgagTTGACGAACTGAAACTGAAGCGAGACGCGTTAGAATTGCAAGGAAATGATCCGTTACGGAACGGACGCGAAGCACGATACCATTTATGCTTTCGTTCCGCATTTCGTTTGATTTCGAAAATGATGCTTGACTAATCACTTTATTTaactttgttttatttttttcacatgaaatttCACATGAATCACGATCCGGAGGTTTGATAATCGGGTTTCGCTAATTGCACTACGGTTCTATGTTCACACGGATAAAATTCGCATGCGAACAGCACAGAGACAACCAAAGCGTATAATTATGTAGCATAAACTGACTAAAAACGGGAAATAATAATACGGTAATAACCAAT belongs to Neodiprion lecontei isolate iyNeoLeco1 chromosome 5, iyNeoLeco1.1, whole genome shotgun sequence and includes:
- the LOC107227491 gene encoding PCNA-associated factor, with protein sequence MVRTRADAGVTRAAGAKAPRKNLGGVSARMVIANAFADKGKGKDHSSGNSYCPRETPDWQKPITSFFHRPSNESGERSFKWKEKMNESLEAEPAAASATSSSLDLTSTEDNTTG